The proteins below come from a single Miscanthus floridulus cultivar M001 chromosome 1, ASM1932011v1, whole genome shotgun sequence genomic window:
- the LOC136456977 gene encoding uncharacterized protein yields the protein MYTGQFVYCGHHVTLSIGDVLPLRRILEGTVICNVENHTVDGGAPPPGTTPSSSAATPTTASGQGASTTKGRPQQATVRTTTLGTLQCSSSFKGSDPFLAKATRTISSMLDNL from the coding sequence atgtacacgggccagttcgtctactgcggccaccacgtcacgctctccatcggcgacgtcctgcCGCTCCGcaggatcctcgaaggcaccgtcatctgcaacgtcgagaACCACACCGTCGACGGTGGCGCCCCTCcaccggggactacgccatcgtcatcagccgcaaccccgacaacAGCGTCTGGACAGGGGGCGTCCACCACCAAAGGAAGGCCGCAACAAGCAACGGTGAGGACAACAACGCTCGGCACCCTCCAGTGCTCCTCCTCCTTCAAAGGCAGCGACCCCTTCTTGGCAAAAGCGacccgcaccatctcatctatgttggataacctctag